In the Aromatoleum bremense genome, one interval contains:
- the apcC gene encoding acetophenone carboxylase subunit gamma yields the protein MSSLTTLDAINSIDIDVGGTFTDFVLTLDGERHIAKCPTTPHDLSIGFLNAVEAGGDKVGLSVEELLPRIDIIRYSTTVALNRLLQRQGPRIGLLTTEGHEDGILIGRGAQWTDGKRVSERRNIAVQNKPLPLIERDLILGIRERVDSSGAVVRPLDEEDVRTKLRMLMDRGARAIVVSLLWSFMNPVHEKRVREIIREEYKEYHIGFVPVVMSHSVTAKIGEYERTMTAVLDAYLQQSMQNDIGATWDKLRAKGYHGAFLMIHNSGGSADIFKTPASRTFNGGPVAGLMGSAYFASKLGYKNVIAGDVGGTSFDVALVVESSVRNYTFRPVIDKWAVNVTMMQTISVGAGGGSIAKVDRNGTRLEVGPRSAGSMPGPVCYDLGGTEPTVTDADVVLGYINPDTYYGGRMPLNKAKAEKAIREKIAQPLGIETIEAAALIRHIVDENMASAIKREVHMRGYHPEDFVLFAFGGAGPTHMAGLKGDVPTAVVFPAAPVFCAMGSSIMDIVHMYEQSRRMVFMEPITEKFVVDYEHFNRTVDQMISRARQELSSEGLEVDDAVFGLELDMLYGGQVNLKRMSSPLLHIRNDEDALLVYQAFEKEFSEAFSPLVVNKPGGVFLDNFVLRVTLPTWKPPIPEYPLQGADPSAAFLGKRKAYWPETKHWVDTPTYQFEQLQAGNVIAGPAIVEAELTTIVVPPTQRLTIDKHGLGVLEAIGPAPQTRRIGGVEHAAIA from the coding sequence ATGAGCTCGCTGACGACCCTGGACGCGATCAATTCGATCGATATCGATGTCGGCGGCACGTTCACTGACTTTGTTCTGACGCTCGATGGCGAGCGCCACATTGCAAAATGTCCAACGACGCCGCACGACCTGTCAATTGGATTCCTGAACGCGGTTGAGGCCGGAGGCGACAAGGTGGGGCTGTCGGTCGAGGAACTGCTGCCGCGTATCGACATCATCCGGTATTCGACCACCGTTGCTCTGAACCGGCTGCTGCAGCGCCAGGGGCCGCGTATCGGCCTGTTGACGACCGAAGGCCACGAGGACGGCATCCTGATCGGCCGAGGCGCGCAATGGACCGACGGCAAGCGCGTATCCGAGCGGCGCAATATCGCGGTGCAGAACAAGCCGCTACCGCTGATCGAGCGCGACCTGATCCTCGGCATTCGTGAGCGCGTCGATTCATCCGGAGCCGTGGTTCGCCCCCTCGACGAGGAGGACGTGCGTACCAAGCTGCGCATGCTAATGGACCGTGGCGCGCGGGCGATTGTCGTGTCGTTGTTGTGGTCGTTCATGAACCCCGTACATGAAAAGCGGGTACGGGAGATCATCCGCGAGGAGTACAAGGAGTACCACATCGGCTTCGTGCCGGTCGTGATGTCCCACTCGGTGACCGCCAAGATCGGCGAGTACGAGCGCACGATGACCGCGGTGCTCGACGCCTATTTGCAGCAGTCCATGCAGAACGACATTGGCGCCACTTGGGACAAGCTGCGGGCGAAGGGTTACCACGGCGCCTTCCTGATGATCCACAACTCTGGCGGCAGCGCCGACATCTTCAAGACGCCGGCGTCGCGGACCTTCAACGGCGGCCCGGTTGCCGGTCTGATGGGGTCGGCCTACTTCGCCAGCAAGCTCGGCTACAAGAACGTTATCGCCGGCGATGTTGGTGGGACGAGCTTCGACGTCGCGCTGGTGGTCGAGTCCAGCGTGCGCAACTATACGTTCCGCCCGGTCATCGACAAGTGGGCGGTGAACGTCACGATGATGCAGACGATTTCGGTCGGCGCCGGCGGCGGTTCGATCGCGAAGGTGGACCGTAACGGAACGCGTCTCGAAGTGGGTCCGCGCAGCGCCGGCTCGATGCCCGGGCCGGTGTGCTACGACCTCGGGGGCACCGAGCCGACGGTGACCGATGCTGATGTGGTTCTGGGCTACATCAACCCGGACACCTACTACGGCGGGCGCATGCCGCTCAACAAGGCGAAGGCGGAAAAGGCAATCCGCGAAAAGATTGCTCAACCGCTTGGCATCGAAACCATTGAGGCCGCCGCGCTCATTCGCCACATCGTCGACGAGAACATGGCTTCGGCGATCAAGCGCGAAGTCCACATGCGCGGTTATCACCCGGAAGATTTCGTGTTGTTTGCCTTTGGCGGTGCCGGTCCCACCCATATGGCGGGTCTCAAGGGCGATGTACCCACGGCGGTCGTCTTTCCGGCAGCACCGGTATTTTGCGCAATGGGCTCGTCGATCATGGACATCGTCCACATGTACGAGCAGTCGCGACGCATGGTCTTTATGGAGCCGATCACGGAGAAATTCGTCGTCGATTACGAGCACTTCAACCGGACCGTTGATCAAATGATCAGTCGTGCCCGTCAGGAATTGAGCAGCGAAGGACTCGAAGTCGACGATGCCGTTTTCGGCCTGGAGCTCGACATGCTGTACGGCGGTCAAGTTAACCTCAAGCGCATGTCGTCGCCTTTGCTGCACATTCGTAACGACGAAGATGCGCTGTTGGTGTACCAGGCGTTCGAGAAGGAATTCTCCGAAGCCTTCAGTCCGCTGGTCGTCAATAAGCCAGGTGGCGTGTTCCTCGACAACTTCGTGCTACGGGTGACCTTGCCGACCTGGAAGCCGCCGATCCCCGAATATCCGCTGCAAGGCGCTGATCCGTCCGCCGCGTTCCTGGGCAAGCGCAAAGCCTACTGGCCGGAAACAAAGCACTGGGTCGACACCCCGACCTACCAGTTCGAACAACTGCAGGCCGGGAACGTCATCGCGGGACCGGCGATCGTCGAGGCCGAACTGACGACGATCGTGGTCCCGCCGACGCAGCGACTGACGATCGACAAACACGGGCTTGGCGTCCTTGAGGCGATTGGTCCCGCACCGCAAACGCGCCGGATTGGTGGCGTCGAACACGCAGCGATCGCCTGA
- the apcB gene encoding acetophenone carboxylase subunit beta → MHAHDITYERIRFTEYLDLDLNDEHWYCHDCGAKLISARESYKKGCLVAERRPQEIHNPVIAGEYTFAPDENWVRILEFYCPGCTRQIETEYLPPGHPITVDIEVDIESLKARLKGGEIVIKNGKLTKPEAEVMA, encoded by the coding sequence ATGCATGCGCACGACATCACATATGAACGTATTCGCTTTACGGAGTACCTGGATCTCGACCTGAACGACGAGCATTGGTACTGCCATGACTGCGGAGCCAAGCTGATCTCGGCTCGCGAAAGCTACAAGAAGGGTTGCCTTGTTGCCGAGCGTCGTCCGCAGGAGATCCACAACCCCGTCATCGCCGGCGAATACACCTTCGCGCCGGACGAGAACTGGGTCCGCATCCTGGAGTTTTACTGCCCAGGTTGTACCCGGCAGATCGAAACGGAGTACCTGCCGCCGGGTCACCCGATCACGGTGGATATTGAAGTCGACATCGAAAGCCTCAAGGCGCGGCTGAAGGGGGGGGAAATCGTGATCAAGAACGGAAAACTGACCAAGCCCGAAGCGGAGGTGATGGCATGA
- a CDS encoding hydantoinase/oxoprolinase family protein — protein MYTVDIDTGGTMTDALVSDGEQRHAIKVDTTPHDYTVSFIGCLSEASKRLGYPNTEAFLAKVGMIRWSSTITTNVLGERRGSKVGLLVTEGHEETLYGTAKSPVVGELIDECNVIGLPPSPTAVDILEGVKQLLEGGVRRICVCLANSFPDNGAEREIKAVIEDQYPDHIIGAVPVLLGSEMATLRHDQTRVHYSLMNAYTHTQLATSLFKAEDVLRDEHNWTGPLLIGNTNGGVARIGKTKSVDTIESGPVFGTFGGAYMARLYGLKNVVCFDVGGTTTKASIIRDGQPMFQRGGELMEVPVQSSFAMLRSAVVGGGSIARVKDRSVVLGPESMGAAPGPACYGLGGNEATLTDALLVLGYLDPCNFLGGRRQLKVDLARAAIERMVAKPMGVSPEVAALLIRDEAVAMMAELLQATLAEAKLSASEAALFCFGGNGPMFAAFVAEKLQMPVAYTFNLGPVFSAFGSAISDVVHVYERGVDLLWDAAVRDNLLPILSGLQTQAERDLRGESFDPAKAVYTWEIDFGATEADVSTVRVELSQSEAKNVFDALSKAVSAASVSRLPLLGVRLSSRFVVGSHGMKKRADRVAIKAPGEREMRFNGAAESASPVYSWESMNVGDVAEGPAVINGSTLTCPVPPGWKLRVDDYGNAEMTRAK, from the coding sequence ATGTACACCGTGGACATCGACACCGGCGGCACGATGACCGATGCGCTGGTTTCCGATGGGGAACAGCGGCATGCGATCAAGGTGGACACCACACCGCACGATTACACCGTTTCCTTCATCGGTTGCCTGAGCGAGGCGTCAAAGAGGCTGGGTTACCCCAATACCGAAGCCTTTCTCGCGAAGGTCGGAATGATTCGCTGGTCCTCGACGATCACAACGAACGTGCTCGGCGAGCGACGCGGCTCGAAGGTCGGCCTGCTGGTCACTGAAGGTCATGAGGAAACACTTTACGGAACGGCGAAGTCGCCAGTCGTCGGCGAACTGATCGATGAATGCAACGTCATCGGTCTGCCGCCTAGTCCGACAGCCGTCGATATCCTCGAAGGCGTGAAGCAGTTGCTTGAAGGTGGGGTGCGCCGCATTTGCGTCTGCTTGGCGAATTCCTTTCCGGATAACGGTGCGGAGCGGGAGATCAAGGCCGTGATCGAGGATCAGTATCCCGATCACATCATCGGCGCGGTTCCGGTGCTCCTTGGTAGTGAGATGGCGACGCTGCGGCACGATCAGACGCGGGTGCACTACTCGCTGATGAATGCCTACACGCACACGCAGCTGGCGACTTCGCTGTTCAAAGCGGAGGACGTGTTGCGGGACGAGCACAACTGGACTGGTCCGCTGCTGATCGGCAACACGAACGGCGGAGTCGCCCGCATTGGCAAGACAAAATCGGTTGATACGATCGAATCGGGGCCGGTGTTCGGCACGTTTGGCGGCGCGTATATGGCCCGTCTCTACGGTCTGAAGAACGTCGTGTGCTTCGATGTGGGTGGTACGACGACGAAGGCTTCAATCATCCGCGATGGGCAGCCAATGTTCCAGCGCGGTGGCGAATTGATGGAAGTGCCGGTGCAATCGTCATTCGCAATGTTGCGTTCTGCAGTCGTCGGTGGTGGTTCGATTGCGCGAGTCAAGGACAGGAGTGTTGTGCTCGGTCCGGAAAGCATGGGGGCGGCACCGGGGCCGGCGTGCTATGGCCTTGGTGGCAACGAGGCGACGCTGACCGACGCGCTGCTCGTCCTTGGCTATCTCGATCCCTGCAACTTTCTCGGCGGTCGCCGCCAACTCAAGGTCGACTTGGCGCGTGCCGCGATCGAGCGGATGGTGGCCAAGCCGATGGGAGTCTCGCCGGAGGTCGCGGCTCTACTGATCCGCGACGAGGCAGTGGCAATGATGGCGGAGTTGCTACAGGCGACCCTCGCAGAAGCGAAACTCTCGGCCAGTGAAGCCGCGCTGTTTTGTTTTGGGGGCAATGGTCCGATGTTTGCGGCGTTCGTGGCCGAGAAACTCCAGATGCCTGTCGCGTACACCTTCAACCTCGGCCCGGTGTTTAGTGCCTTCGGCTCTGCAATTTCCGACGTAGTGCACGTCTACGAGCGCGGTGTCGATCTCCTCTGGGATGCGGCAGTTCGCGACAATTTGCTTCCCATCCTCTCCGGCTTGCAGACGCAAGCCGAACGCGATCTGCGTGGCGAGAGCTTCGATCCGGCCAAGGCTGTCTATACGTGGGAGATCGACTTCGGTGCGACCGAGGCGGACGTGTCTACCGTCCGCGTCGAACTGTCGCAGTCTGAGGCGAAGAATGTGTTCGACGCTCTCAGCAAGGCCGTTTCTGCGGCGTCCGTATCCCGTCTGCCGCTCTTGGGCGTGCGGCTTTCGAGCCGCTTTGTCGTTGGGTCACACGGCATGAAGAAGCGGGCGGATCGCGTTGCGATCAAGGCTCCAGGCGAACGCGAGATGCGTTTCAACGGTGCCGCCGAGTCGGCCTCTCCGGTGTACAGCTGGGAGTCGATGAACGTGGGCGACGTGGCGGAAGGTCCCGCTGTAATCAACGGAAGTACGTTGACATGCCCGGTCCCGCCCGGCTGGAAACTTCGCGTTGATGACTACGGCAATGCCGAAATGACCCGAGCGAAATGA
- a CDS encoding NAD(P)/FAD-dependent oxidoreductase: MEERDVIVVGSGPAGSSCAKALRDEGIDVLVLEKEVLPRYKCCSGVLFGQTQALVRRYFQAETPASIHCSPEVIEARNVREWGAEYGYRRYPLEIAKDGRCFSERYVNVWRNLFDKWLLELSAAECRDQSNVRGFGEIADYVRVRVDESSENGQESVRGYRCKYLVGADGGNSIVRRLLTPQSLGVGNGIAVETLQSYFKLESLGLLNRDAWTVFFLPEVGEMLNCVHQKDEYLVLSVGGLAGRELKASMARLRCFLAEQFDVRLGDWWRNEGCQMQIAPPYLGRGRVLLAGEAANFVYLNGEGISAAIDSGYRCGKAIAQSFREGKSALPRYAENSMDIVAHVTKCLSQARFLASQVA, from the coding sequence ATGGAGGAACGGGACGTTATCGTCGTCGGTTCGGGGCCCGCAGGTTCAAGTTGTGCCAAGGCGCTCCGGGACGAAGGTATCGACGTCTTGGTGCTGGAAAAGGAAGTTTTGCCCCGCTACAAGTGTTGTTCAGGCGTCCTGTTCGGGCAAACGCAAGCGCTTGTTCGGCGCTATTTTCAAGCCGAGACGCCGGCGTCCATTCATTGCTCTCCCGAGGTCATTGAGGCGCGCAACGTTCGGGAGTGGGGCGCTGAATATGGCTATCGCCGTTACCCTTTGGAAATAGCCAAGGACGGCCGGTGCTTTTCGGAGCGGTATGTGAATGTTTGGCGCAACCTATTCGACAAGTGGCTGTTGGAACTCTCCGCGGCGGAGTGTCGCGACCAATCAAACGTCAGAGGATTCGGAGAGATTGCGGATTACGTCCGGGTCCGGGTGGACGAGTCTTCGGAAAATGGGCAGGAGAGCGTCAGAGGATATCGCTGCAAATATCTCGTAGGTGCTGATGGCGGCAATTCCATCGTCCGGCGACTGCTGACCCCCCAATCCCTGGGAGTCGGCAACGGCATTGCAGTAGAGACTTTGCAGAGTTACTTCAAACTGGAGTCGCTCGGATTGTTGAACAGGGATGCCTGGACCGTATTCTTTCTTCCAGAAGTCGGCGAAATGCTTAACTGCGTGCATCAGAAAGACGAGTATCTGGTCCTCAGCGTTGGCGGGCTTGCGGGACGAGAACTAAAGGCGTCGATGGCCAGGTTGCGGTGCTTTCTCGCTGAGCAGTTTGACGTACGCCTGGGCGATTGGTGGCGCAACGAGGGGTGCCAAATGCAGATCGCGCCGCCTTACTTGGGTCGGGGACGCGTGCTACTCGCGGGTGAGGCTGCGAACTTTGTGTACCTGAACGGGGAGGGAATCAGTGCAGCGATCGACAGCGGATATCGATGCGGAAAGGCGATAGCCCAGTCATTCCGCGAAGGGAAGAGCGCGCTGCCGCGCTATGCTGAGAACTCGATGGATATCGTCGCGCATGTCACGAAATGTCTTTCCCAGGCTCGCTTTCTAGCCTCACAAGTGGCATGA
- a CDS encoding sigma-54-dependent Fis family transcriptional regulator: protein MRSKPEAPKESDSSINEIPFVDPRDLKYVPHFPDIRDLSKRLRFSPQQGRIMLDDRRMILLHVSSLGILRRELIDSVGIEAARGILTRMGYLAGAKDAELTKKVRRKGDTYDDFLIGPQLLSLEGVVYSEPLNLKMDVERGSYFGEWIWRDSSENEAHIGAYGIGSAPVCWMQIGYACGFTSTFMGKPIFYREVECQGMGHEFCRVIGKPLDEWDDAEEDARFLQVGDFATLSSKTRGKPRNFNIKPTESANASDFGMVGISAGFNTVCHLVKKSAPTDATVIFLGESGVGKEIFANNLHALSGRADGPFVAVNCAAIPEHLTESELFGVEKGAYTGATASRPGRFERADGGTLFLDEIGTLPFTAQGKLLRVLQQGEVERVGGTKILKVNVRVIAATNVNLRDEAKAGRFREDLFFRLNVFPIRVPSLRDRRDDIPLLMDWFLQRFSKRYNKDVTGFRERAVDALINYDWPGNVRELENMIERAVILADDGSALDVGHLFLCGEELSAESFTLDASGRVGPTVQEDGYAEVLAAQGAVLPFRASGAQSKVPSLSQAEAALIQAALAQSKGNLSGAARMLEISRATLAYRMEKYGIESGRARR from the coding sequence GTGCGATCAAAGCCAGAAGCGCCCAAGGAATCTGATAGTTCCATCAACGAAATTCCGTTCGTCGACCCGCGGGATCTGAAGTACGTCCCGCATTTCCCCGATATTCGCGACCTGTCCAAGCGTTTGCGGTTCTCGCCTCAACAGGGAAGGATCATGCTCGACGATAGAAGGATGATCCTTCTGCATGTATCGTCTCTCGGCATCCTGCGCAGAGAACTCATTGACAGCGTCGGGATTGAAGCGGCGCGAGGCATCCTGACCCGGATGGGCTATCTGGCAGGAGCCAAGGACGCCGAACTGACCAAGAAGGTACGGCGCAAAGGAGACACCTACGACGACTTTCTGATCGGCCCCCAACTTCTTTCACTCGAAGGGGTTGTCTATTCGGAGCCGCTGAACCTTAAGATGGATGTCGAGCGCGGCAGCTATTTCGGTGAATGGATTTGGCGCGATTCATCGGAAAACGAGGCTCATATTGGCGCCTATGGAATTGGCAGTGCCCCCGTGTGTTGGATGCAAATAGGGTATGCGTGCGGGTTTACGAGCACATTCATGGGAAAGCCAATCTTCTATCGCGAGGTGGAATGCCAGGGGATGGGGCACGAATTTTGCCGGGTAATCGGGAAACCGTTGGACGAGTGGGATGACGCTGAAGAGGATGCGCGCTTCCTGCAAGTTGGCGATTTCGCCACCTTGAGTTCGAAAACAAGAGGAAAGCCGCGAAATTTCAACATCAAGCCCACAGAATCGGCAAATGCAAGCGACTTTGGCATGGTGGGGATTTCCGCGGGTTTCAACACAGTTTGCCATCTGGTAAAGAAATCTGCCCCGACCGACGCGACAGTCATCTTCCTGGGCGAGAGCGGCGTAGGGAAAGAGATATTCGCCAATAACCTTCACGCATTGAGTGGACGAGCAGACGGGCCGTTCGTTGCTGTCAACTGCGCGGCGATTCCAGAACACCTGACGGAATCAGAACTGTTCGGGGTGGAGAAGGGCGCATACACGGGCGCCACCGCGTCGCGTCCTGGCCGATTCGAACGAGCAGACGGCGGAACTTTGTTCTTGGATGAGATCGGAACCCTCCCATTCACCGCCCAGGGAAAATTGCTCCGCGTGCTACAGCAAGGTGAAGTGGAGCGGGTGGGCGGAACGAAGATTCTCAAGGTTAACGTACGGGTGATTGCCGCAACGAACGTTAACCTGCGCGATGAAGCAAAAGCCGGGCGTTTCAGGGAGGATCTTTTCTTCCGGCTGAACGTGTTTCCTATCCGGGTGCCATCCCTTCGAGACCGCCGCGACGACATACCATTGCTAATGGACTGGTTTCTTCAGCGGTTTTCAAAACGCTACAACAAAGACGTCACAGGCTTCAGAGAGCGCGCCGTCGATGCTCTTATCAATTATGACTGGCCAGGCAACGTCAGGGAGCTAGAGAACATGATCGAACGCGCCGTAATCCTCGCCGACGATGGGAGCGCGCTTGACGTCGGTCATCTATTTCTCTGCGGCGAGGAGTTGAGCGCGGAGTCCTTCACTCTCGATGCTAGTGGCAGAGTTGGGCCAACCGTGCAGGAAGACGGATATGCTGAAGTGCTCGCAGCACAGGGGGCTGTCCTGCCATTTCGAGCGAGCGGTGCGCAGAGCAAGGTGCCGTCACTCTCTCAAGCCGAAGCGGCTCTAATTCAAGCGGCGCTGGCACAGTCAAAGGGCAATCTATCCGGTGCCGCGCGTATGCTGGAAATCTCCAGGGCTACCCTGGCCTATCGAATGGAGAAGTACGGCATAGAATCGGGCCGCGCCAGGCGATAA
- a CDS encoding PAS domain-containing sensor histidine kinase: protein MITQTGSSTNEPDEEIRCVAHEADIPFDLIFDNAFLGICIMRNRQFVKVNPKMELMFGYGPGELTGKSVRVVYASEDDYDSIGKLYPTFARNHGYVYENPLVRKNGEIFWCLISGHVVSSDPTRSSVWIVQDIDARKTAENQLNRSKERLAQVVERRTINLQRTNHALKEEVVRRRNTEREMLESREKYRALFRHIPMGILATDDAGNVIEINPAIRSMTGTSTLEDFERVACDPTRVITEDGQLLSLNQLIHSKSPHDGRRVERAHIHWRTASGTLAEYDVSCIRLAVRGLGAAFVFEDTTEQSRARQREHEQQQRLAHAARLALMGQFASALAHELGQPLNSCRSYLAGLQHRFAPELSSRPEWRDVIDRVDLHLEQAGDIVRNVRSFVAHHRPDDTEIHLSTLIAQTLDLLRLQLRDEGVQVRVHARCELPPVRGNRVELQQVLINLMVNALDAMRDTPIGKRVIEIRLSRESQSQVAVRLSDSGVGIPADACSKIYEPYYTTKPDGLGLGLMMCRTILESHGGNLKLIPTSRGGATFKFVLPSRLAVNDEEEENGTASSEGISG, encoded by the coding sequence TTGATCACTCAAACGGGCAGTTCCACAAATGAGCCAGACGAAGAAATTCGCTGTGTCGCACACGAGGCCGACATCCCATTTGACTTGATCTTCGACAACGCTTTCCTCGGCATATGCATCATGCGGAATCGGCAGTTTGTCAAAGTGAATCCAAAAATGGAACTGATGTTCGGGTACGGGCCGGGAGAGCTGACGGGAAAATCCGTACGCGTGGTCTATGCAAGCGAAGATGATTACGATTCAATAGGAAAATTGTATCCCACTTTCGCGCGCAACCATGGCTATGTTTACGAAAATCCGCTCGTAAGGAAGAACGGCGAAATCTTCTGGTGTCTGATCTCCGGACACGTTGTCTCTTCGGACCCAACCCGCTCATCGGTCTGGATTGTGCAGGACATCGACGCACGAAAGACCGCGGAGAACCAGCTCAATCGGTCAAAGGAGCGCCTCGCGCAAGTAGTTGAGCGCCGTACCATCAATTTGCAACGCACCAACCACGCCTTAAAGGAAGAAGTTGTGCGACGCAGAAATACAGAACGGGAGATGCTCGAGAGCCGAGAGAAATACAGGGCGTTATTTCGCCACATTCCGATGGGAATACTTGCCACCGATGATGCAGGGAATGTCATCGAAATCAATCCGGCGATACGAAGCATGACCGGTACGTCGACCCTGGAGGACTTCGAGCGCGTTGCCTGCGATCCAACTCGTGTCATCACCGAAGACGGCCAATTGCTGTCTTTGAATCAACTCATCCATTCCAAGTCACCTCACGACGGGCGCCGTGTGGAAAGAGCCCATATTCATTGGCGCACAGCCAGCGGCACCTTGGCGGAATATGATGTCAGTTGTATTCGCCTGGCAGTCAGGGGACTGGGAGCAGCTTTCGTCTTCGAGGATACGACGGAGCAAAGCCGCGCGCGCCAGCGCGAACACGAACAGCAACAGCGACTGGCTCATGCAGCACGTTTGGCGTTAATGGGGCAGTTCGCGTCAGCCCTGGCGCATGAACTTGGGCAACCTCTCAACTCGTGTCGAAGCTACCTCGCCGGGCTTCAACATCGTTTCGCACCGGAACTATCGAGCCGCCCGGAATGGCGCGACGTGATAGATAGAGTCGATCTCCACCTCGAACAGGCCGGAGACATCGTGCGGAATGTGCGCAGCTTTGTGGCTCATCACCGTCCGGACGATACTGAAATCCATCTATCCACATTGATTGCGCAAACCCTCGATCTTCTTCGGTTGCAGTTGCGCGACGAGGGCGTTCAGGTGCGGGTGCATGCGAGATGCGAGTTGCCTCCCGTTCGCGGGAATCGAGTCGAGCTGCAACAAGTACTGATCAATCTGATGGTTAACGCGCTGGACGCAATGCGAGATACACCCATTGGCAAGCGCGTGATCGAAATCCGTTTGTCACGGGAAAGCCAATCACAGGTCGCAGTACGATTGAGCGACAGCGGAGTCGGAATTCCTGCCGACGCTTGTAGCAAGATTTACGAACCCTATTACACAACAAAACCCGACGGACTCGGACTGGGACTGATGATGTGCCGAACGATACTTGAATCACATGGGGGAAACCTCAAGCTGATTCCCACCTCTCGTGGCGGCGCAACATTCAAATTTGTGTTACCGAGTCGCCTCGCGGTGAATGATGAGGAGGAGGAGAATGGAACCGCATCAAGTGAAGGTATATCTGGTTGA
- a CDS encoding response regulator transcription factor, which yields MEPHQVKVYLVDDEPDVTRALTWLLDSIHVPSTAFSSPQGFLREFDFFAGPACLVLDLRMPEMGGLEVMQKLTELNYDLPVIFLSAHGDIPAAVRAMQLGAMDFLQKPFKPQDFIDCINRSIRVARENFEQRQAKETAEISLQRLSPREREVLHHLLDGATSKEIARILNISYKTVDVHRSNVLRKLKVVSYLALKRKFEQGSPMASKCQAEPVRRASCKSPTSEL from the coding sequence ATGGAACCGCATCAAGTGAAGGTATATCTGGTTGACGACGAGCCAGACGTGACGCGCGCGTTGACTTGGCTATTGGATTCGATCCATGTGCCGTCAACCGCATTTTCCTCACCCCAAGGATTCCTGAGGGAGTTTGACTTCTTCGCAGGTCCCGCCTGTCTCGTGCTCGATCTGCGCATGCCTGAAATGGGTGGCCTGGAGGTGATGCAAAAGCTAACTGAACTGAATTACGACCTTCCTGTGATTTTTCTATCAGCCCATGGCGACATTCCTGCCGCGGTGCGCGCAATGCAACTCGGCGCAATGGATTTCTTGCAGAAGCCCTTCAAGCCACAAGACTTCATCGACTGCATAAACAGATCGATTCGCGTTGCTCGCGAGAATTTCGAGCAACGACAGGCAAAGGAAACAGCTGAAATATCCTTACAACGATTGTCACCGCGAGAAAGGGAAGTACTTCATCACCTTCTCGATGGTGCCACAAGCAAGGAAATCGCCCGTATCCTCAACATCAGCTACAAAACGGTTGATGTTCATAGATCCAATGTCTTGCGCAAACTCAAGGTGGTATCGTATTTGGCTTTAAAAAGAAAATTTGAGCAAGGGTCACCAATGGCAAGTAAATGTCAGGCCGAGCCTGTCAGAAGAGCCTCTTGCAAAAGTCCCACTTCGGAATTGTGA